The following coding sequences lie in one Arthrobacter sp. PGP41 genomic window:
- a CDS encoding TetR/AcrR family transcriptional regulator has translation MPKIVDAEARRQDVVEAVLRIIAGDGLERASLREVADEAGLAVGSVRHYFSGSEELLSFSFTAVVDRIVGRLEASLPAVHDAVPGSAGHRGAVLTLLCGILPLDEQRALEACAWMAFKNAARVRPFLAAEADRSHREVAVIVGSVVSALMPEGEPQESLVLEAERLLATLDGLCMHALLQPGWMTHEMCVDVLERHLDGM, from the coding sequence GTGCCCAAAATAGTAGATGCCGAAGCCCGGCGCCAGGACGTGGTTGAAGCAGTTCTCCGGATCATTGCAGGTGACGGGCTGGAACGGGCCTCGCTGCGGGAAGTGGCCGATGAAGCCGGGTTGGCTGTCGGTTCCGTACGGCACTATTTCTCCGGGAGCGAGGAACTGCTCTCCTTCTCCTTCACTGCGGTGGTGGACCGCATCGTAGGCCGCCTTGAAGCATCTCTGCCCGCTGTGCACGATGCAGTGCCCGGCTCCGCCGGGCACCGCGGGGCAGTTTTAACCCTGCTGTGCGGAATCCTGCCCCTGGATGAGCAGCGGGCGCTGGAGGCGTGCGCCTGGATGGCGTTCAAGAATGCTGCCAGGGTCCGGCCGTTCCTCGCCGCTGAGGCAGACCGGAGCCACCGGGAGGTTGCGGTCATTGTGGGAAGCGTGGTCAGCGCCTTGATGCCGGAGGGCGAGCCGCAGGAAAGCCTTGTGCTGGAGGCGGAGCGGCTGCTGGCAACGCTCGACGGGCTGTGCATGCATGCACTGCTGCAACCCGGATGGATGACGCACGAAATGTGCGTTGACGTCCTGGAAAGGCACCTCGACGGGATGTGA
- a CDS encoding putative acetyltransferase produces MSQPIPTPSGFLSSATPGTRVVVRYRIEDGLTDALGHLLACDAGACTIRTRQADVVIPLDRVVAAKEVPPAPERRRPRA; encoded by the coding sequence GTGAGTCAGCCTATACCCACTCCTTCCGGGTTCCTCTCATCCGCAACGCCTGGAACGAGGGTTGTGGTGCGCTACCGCATAGAGGACGGGCTCACGGATGCCCTCGGGCACCTCCTGGCCTGCGACGCCGGTGCGTGCACCATCCGCACGCGGCAGGCCGACGTCGTCATTCCCCTGGACCGTGTGGTGGCTGCCAAGGAAGTGCCGCCGGCACCGGAGCGCCGCCGGCCGCGCGCCTAG
- the typA gene encoding translational GTPase TypA, with product MSETTTNTAVATASRSDLRNVAIVAHVDHGKTTLVDAMLKQTNSFAEHNHLEDRVMDSGDLEREKGITILAKNTTVAYNGPSSNGQTITINVIDTPGHADFGGEVERGLSMVDGVVLLVDASEGPLPQTRFVLRKALAAHLPVILLVNKTDRPDARIDEVVHESMDLLLGLASDLADEVPDLDLDKVLEVPVVYAAAKVGRASLEQPANGAAPDNEDLEPLFKTIIEHIPAPTYNPEGVLQAHVTNLDASPFLGRLALLRIYNGTLRKGQTVAWARANGELKNVKITELLATKALDRVPAESAGPGEIVAVAGIEEITIGETLTDAENPQPLPLITVDDPAISMTIGINTSPLAGKVKGAKVTARQVKDRLDKELIGNVSIKVLPTERPDAWEVQGRGELALAILVEQMRREGFELTVGKPQVVTKTIDGKVHEPMEHMTIDVPEEYLGAVTQLMAARKGRMTNMANHGTGWCRMEFIVPARGLIGFRTKFLTDTRGAGIAASISEGYEPWAGPIEYRTNGSMIADRAGVVTPFAMINLQERGSFFVKPTSEVYEGMIVGENSRADDMDVNITKEKKLTNMRAASSDTFENLTPPRDLTLEESLEFAREDECVEVTPEAIRIRKVILDTNERAKANRARAKV from the coding sequence ATGTCTGAAACCACCACCAACACCGCGGTAGCCACTGCATCACGCAGTGACCTCCGCAACGTCGCGATTGTGGCCCACGTTGACCACGGCAAGACCACGCTGGTCGACGCCATGCTCAAGCAGACCAACTCCTTTGCCGAGCACAACCACCTCGAAGACCGCGTGATGGACTCCGGTGACCTGGAGCGCGAAAAGGGCATCACCATCCTGGCCAAGAACACCACGGTGGCCTACAACGGTCCGTCCTCCAACGGCCAGACCATCACGATCAACGTCATTGACACCCCCGGCCACGCCGACTTCGGTGGCGAGGTGGAACGCGGCCTGTCCATGGTTGACGGCGTTGTCCTCCTCGTTGATGCCTCTGAAGGCCCGCTGCCCCAGACCCGCTTCGTGCTGCGCAAGGCCCTGGCTGCGCACCTTCCCGTGATCCTGTTGGTCAACAAGACCGACCGTCCCGACGCCCGCATCGACGAAGTGGTCCACGAGTCCATGGACCTGCTCCTGGGCCTGGCCTCCGACCTTGCCGATGAGGTGCCGGACCTGGACCTGGACAAGGTCCTTGAGGTTCCGGTTGTCTACGCCGCCGCCAAGGTTGGCCGCGCGTCGCTGGAGCAGCCCGCCAATGGTGCCGCCCCGGACAACGAGGACCTTGAGCCGCTGTTCAAGACCATCATCGAGCACATCCCGGCTCCCACCTACAACCCCGAAGGTGTCCTGCAGGCGCACGTCACGAACCTGGACGCTTCCCCGTTCCTGGGCCGCCTGGCGCTGCTGCGCATCTACAACGGCACCCTGCGCAAGGGCCAGACAGTTGCCTGGGCCCGCGCCAACGGTGAACTCAAGAACGTCAAAATCACCGAGCTCCTGGCCACCAAGGCGCTGGACCGCGTTCCGGCAGAATCCGCCGGGCCGGGCGAGATTGTCGCCGTCGCCGGCATCGAGGAAATCACCATCGGTGAGACCCTGACCGATGCCGAGAACCCGCAGCCGCTGCCGCTGATCACCGTGGACGATCCCGCGATCTCCATGACCATCGGTATCAACACCTCGCCGCTGGCCGGCAAGGTCAAGGGTGCCAAGGTCACGGCCCGCCAGGTGAAGGATCGCCTGGACAAGGAACTGATCGGTAACGTCTCCATCAAGGTTCTGCCCACCGAGCGTCCCGACGCCTGGGAAGTCCAGGGCCGTGGCGAGCTCGCGCTGGCCATCCTGGTTGAGCAGATGCGCCGCGAAGGCTTCGAGCTGACCGTGGGCAAGCCGCAGGTTGTCACAAAGACCATCGACGGCAAGGTCCACGAGCCGATGGAGCACATGACCATCGACGTGCCGGAAGAGTACCTCGGCGCCGTCACGCAGCTGATGGCAGCCCGCAAGGGCCGCATGACCAACATGGCCAACCACGGCACCGGCTGGTGCCGGATGGAGTTCATCGTCCCGGCCCGCGGCTTGATCGGTTTCCGTACCAAGTTCCTCACGGACACCCGCGGCGCAGGCATCGCAGCCTCAATTTCCGAGGGCTACGAGCCGTGGGCCGGCCCCATCGAGTACCGCACCAACGGCTCGATGATCGCTGACCGCGCCGGCGTTGTGACCCCGTTCGCCATGATCAACCTGCAGGAACGCGGCTCCTTCTTCGTGAAGCCCACGTCCGAGGTCTACGAGGGCATGATCGTGGGCGAGAACTCCCGCGCCGACGATATGGACGTCAACATCACCAAGGAAAAGAAGCTCACCAACATGCGTGCAGCCTCCTCCGACACCTTCGAGAACCTGACGCCGCCGCGCGACCTGACCCTCGAAGAGTCCCTTGAGTTCGCCCGCGAGGACGAGTGCGTGGAGGTTACCCCGGAAGCAATCCGCATCCGCAAGGTCATCCTGGACACCAACGAGCGTGCCAAGGCCAACCGCGCCCGCGCCAAGGTCTAG
- the dapC gene encoding succinyldiaminopimelate transaminase, producing the protein MTAAERTFGLDLPDYPWEAMAPYAAKAAQHPDGAVNLSIGTPVDPTPALIQDALKAAADAPGYPTVHGTPALREAIAGWFERRRGVAGLDPRNIMPTVGSKELVAWLPLLLGLKPGDVVVRPKVAYPTYDIGATLAGAASVATDNLDELDDATRARVRLIWVNSPGNPTGSVRGVESLKTLVDQARGLGAVVASDECYAELGWGDWDVQRGGQAVPSILDPRVAGGSHRGLLAVYSLSKQSNVAGYRAAFVAGDPDLMPNLVNSRKHAGMIVPYPVQEAMRVALGDDAHVEAQKDLYRGRRERLVPALLDFGLEIKDSDAGLYLWSTAGESTWDTVGRLAERGIVVGPGVFYGEAGNGYIRVALTGSDERIDAAVSRLAPARQ; encoded by the coding sequence GTGACCGCAGCAGAAAGAACCTTTGGCCTGGACCTGCCTGATTACCCGTGGGAGGCCATGGCGCCGTATGCCGCCAAGGCCGCGCAGCACCCGGACGGGGCCGTCAATCTGTCCATCGGCACCCCCGTTGACCCCACCCCCGCCCTGATCCAGGATGCGCTGAAGGCGGCCGCCGACGCCCCGGGATACCCCACCGTCCATGGCACCCCGGCCCTCCGCGAAGCGATTGCGGGGTGGTTTGAGCGGCGCCGCGGGGTTGCCGGCCTCGATCCCCGCAACATCATGCCCACCGTGGGCTCCAAGGAACTGGTGGCATGGCTGCCGCTCCTGTTGGGGCTTAAGCCCGGAGACGTCGTCGTGCGCCCCAAGGTGGCCTACCCCACCTATGACATCGGGGCCACCCTCGCCGGTGCCGCGTCCGTGGCGACGGACAACCTGGACGAACTCGACGACGCCACGCGGGCGCGGGTAAGGCTCATCTGGGTCAACTCGCCCGGAAACCCCACAGGCAGTGTCCGGGGCGTGGAATCCCTGAAAACGCTCGTGGACCAGGCCCGTGGGCTGGGCGCCGTGGTGGCTTCGGACGAGTGCTACGCAGAGCTGGGCTGGGGCGATTGGGACGTCCAGCGCGGCGGCCAGGCCGTTCCCAGTATCCTGGACCCCCGGGTAGCAGGAGGCTCCCATCGGGGGCTCCTCGCCGTCTACTCCCTCAGCAAGCAGTCCAACGTGGCAGGCTACCGCGCGGCATTTGTGGCCGGAGATCCTGACTTGATGCCCAACCTGGTCAACAGCCGCAAGCACGCAGGCATGATTGTCCCCTACCCGGTCCAGGAGGCCATGCGGGTGGCGCTCGGCGACGACGCCCACGTAGAGGCGCAGAAGGACCTGTACCGCGGGCGCCGCGAACGGCTGGTCCCGGCCCTGCTGGACTTCGGCCTGGAGATCAAGGATTCCGACGCCGGACTGTACCTTTGGTCCACCGCGGGGGAGAGCACGTGGGACACAGTGGGGCGGCTGGCAGAGCGCGGCATCGTTGTGGGCCCCGGGGTTTTCTACGGCGAGGCGGGCAACGGCTACATCCGCGTGGCCTTGACGGGTTCGGATGAGCGCATCGATGCCGCAGTGTCCCGGCTGGCACCGGCGCGGCAGTAG
- the galE gene encoding UDP-glucose 4-epimerase GalE, producing MKILVTGGTGYIGSHTVLSLQEAGHDVVVIDNLVNSSEESLRRVAELSGKTAEFHNVDLVDEAAVERVFAAGTIDAVIHFAGLKAVGESVREPLKYYYNNLVGTLNLIRVMDRHDVRSIVFSSSATVYGEHNPIPYVEKMEIGANNPYGRTKEQIEDILSDLGSADTRWHIALLRYFNPVGAHPSGRIGEDPQGIPNNLVPFIAQVAVGRREKLMVFGGDYDTPDGTCLRDYIHVVDLAEGHVAALNHVADRAGVFRWNLGSGKGSSVLEVLRSFEKAVGRPIPYEITGRRAGDLPAFWADATSALADLSWATTKTVDQMCEDHWRWQKNNPNGYLA from the coding sequence ATGAAAATTCTGGTCACCGGAGGCACCGGCTACATTGGTTCCCACACTGTTTTGTCCCTGCAGGAAGCCGGCCATGACGTCGTGGTCATCGACAACCTGGTCAACTCCAGTGAAGAGTCCCTCCGCCGGGTAGCCGAACTCAGCGGGAAGACTGCCGAATTCCATAATGTCGACCTCGTGGACGAGGCTGCCGTAGAGCGGGTCTTCGCCGCCGGAACCATTGACGCCGTGATCCACTTTGCAGGGCTGAAAGCCGTGGGCGAGTCCGTCCGCGAGCCGCTCAAGTACTACTACAACAACCTGGTGGGGACCCTGAACCTCATCCGGGTGATGGACCGCCACGATGTCCGGTCCATCGTGTTCAGCTCCTCAGCCACCGTCTACGGCGAACACAACCCCATCCCCTACGTCGAAAAGATGGAGATCGGGGCCAACAACCCCTACGGCCGCACCAAGGAGCAGATCGAGGACATCCTCTCGGACCTCGGGTCAGCCGACACCCGCTGGCACATTGCCCTGCTGCGCTACTTCAACCCGGTTGGCGCCCACCCCTCCGGCCGGATCGGCGAGGACCCCCAGGGCATTCCCAACAACCTGGTTCCGTTCATCGCGCAGGTGGCCGTGGGCCGCCGGGAAAAACTGATGGTGTTCGGCGGCGACTATGACACTCCCGACGGCACGTGCCTGCGCGACTACATCCACGTCGTCGACCTAGCCGAGGGCCACGTGGCCGCGCTGAACCACGTTGCGGACCGTGCCGGTGTGTTCCGCTGGAACCTTGGCTCCGGCAAGGGCTCCTCCGTCCTGGAGGTTCTCCGCTCGTTCGAGAAGGCGGTGGGCAGGCCTATCCCCTACGAGATCACCGGCCGCCGCGCGGGCGACCTCCCGGCCTTCTGGGCCGACGCCACCTCCGCCCTGGCCGACCTCAGCTGGGCCACCACCAAGACAGTGGACCAGATGTGCGAGGACCACTGGCGCTGGCAAAAGAACAACCCAAATGGCTACTTGGCTTAA
- the dapD gene encoding 2,3,4,5-tetrahydropyridine-2,6-dicarboxylate N-succinyltransferase has translation MTETASSAVPETSNATTDERSAYGFGVATISTGDGTVLDVWFPAPALGVAAENLRSVENADESLALIAGNGADEDRGTEQKVVFVQINLDEAPADTADAYLRLHLLSHRLVQPNTINLDGIFGNLPNVVWTNYGPAPVEGFELTRARLRRRGAVTVYGIDKFPRMVDYVVPTGVRIADADRVRLGAHLAEGTTVMHEGFVNFNAGTLGTSMVEGRISAGVVTGNGSDVGGGASIMGTLSGGGKEKITIGERVLLGANSGVGISIGDDSVVEAGLYVTAGTRVRIPGPKDEVGEDTTKIVKAAELSGVPNLLFRRNSTTGAVEVLPRQGQTVELNDALHAN, from the coding sequence ATGACTGAGACTGCTTCTTCCGCCGTGCCCGAAACCTCGAACGCAACCACCGACGAACGCTCTGCCTACGGGTTCGGCGTGGCCACCATTTCCACTGGTGACGGCACCGTATTGGATGTGTGGTTTCCGGCACCGGCCCTGGGTGTTGCGGCCGAGAACCTGCGTTCCGTTGAAAACGCGGATGAGTCCCTCGCCCTGATCGCCGGGAACGGCGCCGACGAGGACCGCGGCACGGAACAGAAAGTGGTTTTTGTCCAGATCAACCTCGATGAGGCGCCGGCCGATACCGCCGATGCGTACCTGCGCCTGCACCTCCTCTCGCACCGCCTGGTCCAGCCCAACACCATCAACCTGGACGGCATCTTCGGCAACCTGCCCAACGTCGTGTGGACCAACTACGGCCCCGCCCCGGTGGAGGGGTTCGAGCTGACCCGCGCGCGGCTGCGGCGCCGTGGCGCCGTCACTGTTTACGGCATCGACAAGTTTCCGCGCATGGTGGACTACGTGGTGCCCACCGGTGTAAGGATTGCCGACGCCGACCGCGTGCGCCTGGGTGCCCACCTGGCCGAAGGCACCACCGTGATGCACGAAGGTTTCGTCAACTTCAACGCGGGAACCCTGGGCACCTCCATGGTGGAGGGCCGTATCTCTGCCGGCGTCGTGACCGGCAACGGCAGCGACGTCGGCGGCGGCGCGTCCATCATGGGCACCCTCTCCGGCGGGGGCAAGGAAAAAATCACCATCGGCGAGCGGGTCCTGCTGGGCGCCAACTCAGGCGTCGGCATCAGCATCGGTGACGACTCCGTGGTGGAGGCCGGGCTCTACGTGACGGCGGGAACCCGCGTCCGCATCCCGGGACCAAAGGATGAGGTGGGTGAAGACACCACCAAGATCGTCAAGGCCGCGGAACTGTCCGGCGTGCCCAACCTGCTGTTCCGCCGCAACTCCACCACGGGCGCGGTGGAGGTCCTCCCCCGCCAGGGCCAGACCGTGGAGCTGAACGACGCCCTGCACGCCAACTGA
- the fdxA gene encoding ferredoxin: MTYVIAQPCVDVKDKACIEECPVDCIYEGERSLYIHPDECVDCGACEPVCPVEAIYYEDDTPEEWADYYKANVEFFDDLGSPGGAAKIGNTGKDHPMIAALPPQNQDH; this comes from the coding sequence GTGACGTACGTAATCGCGCAGCCGTGTGTAGATGTCAAGGACAAGGCATGTATTGAGGAGTGCCCCGTCGACTGCATCTACGAAGGCGAGCGTTCGCTGTACATCCATCCGGACGAGTGCGTGGACTGCGGTGCCTGTGAACCGGTGTGCCCGGTTGAAGCCATTTACTACGAGGATGACACCCCGGAGGAATGGGCGGACTACTACAAGGCCAACGTGGAGTTCTTTGATGACCTCGGTTCCCCTGGAGGCGCCGCGAAGATCGGCAACACGGGCAAGGACCACCCGATGATCGCCGCGCTGCCGCCGCAGAACCAAGACCACTGA
- a CDS encoding citrate synthase, giving the protein MTETNNAATLLHAGGELKLPRIQVIEGNEGYDVSKLLKQTGAVTFDPGFMNTAATTSAITYIDGDAGILRYRGYPIEQLAQHSSFLEVSYLLIYGNLPTPTELDAFDQKIRRHTLLHEELKGFFGGFPRDAHPMPVLSSAVSALSTFYQDSLDPFNAEQVEVSTIRLMAKLPVIAAYAHKKSIGQPMLYPDNSHNLVENFLRLSFGLPAEQYEVDPVVAKALDLLLILHADHEQNCSTSTVRLVGSSNANLFASVSAGINALFGPAHGGANEAVLKMLRQIQADGTKPEDYMEKVKNKEDGVRLMGFGHRVYKNYDPRAKIVKATAHEILSKLGGNDELLDIALRLEEKALNDDYFIQRKLYPNVDFYTGLIYKAMGFPEKMFTVLFAIGRLPGWIAQWREMISDPNTKIGRPRQLYIGEPERDYPVR; this is encoded by the coding sequence ATGACTGAGACCAACAACGCAGCGACCCTGCTCCACGCAGGAGGCGAGCTTAAGCTCCCGCGCATCCAGGTTATTGAAGGGAACGAAGGCTACGACGTTTCCAAGCTGCTGAAGCAGACGGGCGCAGTCACCTTTGACCCTGGCTTCATGAACACCGCAGCCACCACCTCGGCCATCACCTACATCGATGGCGATGCGGGCATCCTGCGGTACCGCGGATACCCCATCGAGCAGCTGGCGCAGCACTCCAGCTTCCTCGAGGTGTCCTACCTGCTGATCTACGGCAACCTGCCCACGCCCACGGAGCTGGACGCGTTCGACCAGAAGATCCGGCGGCACACCCTGCTGCATGAGGAGCTCAAGGGCTTCTTCGGCGGCTTCCCCCGTGACGCGCACCCCATGCCCGTCCTCTCCTCGGCCGTTTCCGCGCTGTCCACCTTCTACCAGGACTCGCTGGACCCGTTCAACGCAGAACAGGTGGAAGTTTCCACGATCCGCCTGATGGCCAAGCTCCCGGTCATCGCGGCGTATGCGCACAAGAAGTCCATCGGCCAGCCCATGCTGTACCCGGACAACTCCCACAACCTGGTGGAGAACTTCCTGCGCCTCAGCTTCGGGCTTCCGGCCGAACAGTACGAAGTGGACCCCGTCGTCGCGAAGGCACTGGACCTGCTGCTCATCCTGCACGCGGACCACGAACAGAACTGCTCCACCTCCACGGTGCGGCTGGTGGGCTCCTCCAACGCCAACCTCTTCGCCTCAGTATCCGCAGGGATCAACGCGCTCTTCGGCCCGGCCCACGGCGGCGCCAACGAGGCCGTGCTCAAGATGCTCCGCCAGATCCAGGCCGACGGCACCAAGCCCGAGGACTACATGGAGAAGGTCAAGAACAAGGAAGACGGCGTCCGCCTCATGGGCTTCGGGCACCGCGTCTACAAGAACTACGATCCCCGCGCCAAGATCGTCAAGGCCACGGCCCACGAGATCCTCAGCAAGCTCGGCGGCAACGACGAACTGCTGGACATCGCTTTGCGCTTGGAAGAGAAGGCGTTGAACGACGACTACTTCATCCAGCGCAAGCTCTACCCGAACGTGGACTTCTACACCGGCCTGATCTACAAGGCCATGGGCTTCCCGGAGAAGATGTTCACGGTGCTGTTCGCCATCGGCCGCCTCCCGGGCTGGATTGCCCAGTGGCGCGAGATGATCAGCGACCCCAACACCAAGATCGGCCGCCCCCGCCAGCTGTACATCGGCGAGCCGGAGCGGGACTACCCGGTCCGCTAG